A genome region from Trichoderma asperellum chromosome 7, complete sequence includes the following:
- a CDS encoding uncharacterized protein (EggNog:ENOG41~TransMembrane:1 (i26-47o)): MLLEENVKADIATLGRQRTSFSSQHIAISTICHVRVFVVIAIAYLILCDEAVDSSCKDLGCDNIYLEPRRRQLEEKRQLEQEKSDKAQEPTVHVGSIASGDMVMKSAEDRDRIARREGVIAFEMEGAVCGKSCLVSLSKGYVIMPTVITTTGGRTLQLQQPQPH; encoded by the coding sequence ATGCTGCTGGAAGAAAACGTCAAGGCAGATATAGCTACCTTGGGACGGCAGAGGACAAGCTTTTCAAGCCAGCATATCGCCATAAGCACCATATGCCATGTGCGTGTATTTGTCGTGATTGCAATAGCATATTTGATCCTCTGTGACGAGGCTGTGGATTCATCCTGTAAAGATCTTGGATGCGACAACATTTACCTCGAGCCTAGAAGAAGACAGCTCGAAGAGAAACGGCAGTTGGAACAAGAGAAGAGCGACAAGGCTCAGGAGCCCACCGTTCATGTCGGGTCTATTGCGTCAGGCGATATGGTGATGAAGAGTGCAGAAGACCGGGACAGGATTGCAAGGAGAGAAGGGGTTATTGCGTTTGAGATGGAAGGGGCTGTGTGTGGGAAGAGCTGCCTTGTATCGTTATCAAAGGGGTATGTGATTATGCCGACTGTCATAACAACAACAGGTGGCAGAACTTTGCAGCTGcaacagccgcagccgcattGA
- a CDS encoding uncharacterized protein (EggNog:ENOG41) — translation MEPPRLLPERCVIISAFVASGKTWLTTNSKNLGLSGFNVLDLDSSVIPKENGQRASNFKELYMAKVRESIAPNTIVLISTHEEIRSALVEEGLNYALVYPVRDLKGEWIRRLRSRKSPEGLIDIVHKDWSSMLDECENQGGCSHYALEKGLYLSDMIGNIMEGMLPGTC, via the coding sequence ATGGAACCTCCACGCCTTCTACCAGAGCGATGTGTCATCATATCTGCGTTTGTTGCCAGCGGGAAAACGTGGCTCACGACAAATTCAAAAAATCTCGGCCTATCCGGGTTTAATGTATTGGATCTGGATTCGTCGGTGATCCCCAAAGAGAACGGGCAGCGCGCAAGCAACTTCAAGGAGCTGTACATGGCAAAAGTGAGGGAATCAATAGCGCCAAACACAATCGTCTTGATATCGACGCATGAGGAAATACGGTCGGCTCTGGTTGAAGAGGGTCTTAACTACGCTCTGGTTTACCCGGTTCGCGATCTAAAGGGGGAATGGATAAGGCGCTTGCGGTCTAGAAAGTCTCCCGAGGGCCTGATCGACATTGTTCATAAGGACTGGTCAAGCATGCTAGATGAATGCGAGAACCAGGGCGGCTGCTCACATTATGCTCTGGAAAAGGGACTATATTTATCGGACATGATTGGGAATATTATGGAAGGGATGCTTCCAGGGACCTGTTAA
- a CDS encoding uncharacterized protein (EggNog:ENOG41~TransMembrane:1 (i110-135o)), whose protein sequence is MKISRLNMPSQYDDSPELAVGHDLPEAYVQSPPETVWSPQPSIAPTYVSQPPSAYPPSAYGQNGQYIDATKPGSAAGAGAVGGVMSHDPSYAAPESTDPEKTAPPAAATVCGISLVLLLSIIIAILSAAVIGLAAGTGVATSNYNDANSKLRVLSSSLAAAQAKATGTPTSSGSSSQGTSVPTDWNSITNGCSDNPGDVTGLTYTSQSFNNANFTMYCDKDTKSGSPVFSVFAGNFNGCMDACAGWNTYNTTKGKCVGVSFIPEWSVLATALAGHAPGDCYLKPAPLSKANLTAPNIGGGEIHSALLISK, encoded by the exons ATGAAGATCTCTAGACTAAACATGCCTTCCCAGTATGACGATTCTCCCGAGCTAGCAGTCGGTCACGATCTGCCCGAGGCCTATGTTCAATCACCTCCGGAGACGGTTTGGTCGCCTCAGCCATCTATCGCGCCGACATACGTCTCTCAGCCACCCAGTGCATACCCACCCAGTGCATATGGACAAAATGGACAATACATCGATGCTACGAAGCCCGGttcagcagctggagctggagctgtagGGGGTGTGATGTCTCATGACCCGTCATATGCAGCTCCAGAGTCGACTGACCCAGAAAAGAcggctcctcctgctgctgctactgtctGCGGAATCTCACTCGTCCTCCTTTTATcaatcatcatcgccatcctaTCTGCGGCGGTTATTGGATTAGCAGCTGGAACCGGTGTCGCAACCAGCAATTACAACGATGCAAACTCGAAGCTGCGGGTCTTGAGCTCTTCACTGGCCGCAGCCCAAGCCAAAGCCACTGGCACACCTACTTCatccggcagcagcagtcagGGAACTTCTGTACCAACAGACTGGAACAGCATCACCAATGGATGTTCAGACAACCCGGGAGATGTTACTGGACTTACGTACACGTCTCAAT CTTTCAACAATGCCAACTTTACCATGTACTGCGACAAGGATACCAAGAGCGGCTCACCAGTGTTTTCTGTTTTCGCTGGCAACTTCAACGGCTGCATGGACGCCTGCGCTGGATGGAACACATACAACACAACCAAAGGAAAATGTGTGGGCGTCTCTTTCATTCCCGAGTGGAGTGTCCTGGCTACTGCACTGGCCGGACACGCTCCCGGAGACTGCTACCTCAAGCCTGCTCCTTTGTCCAAGGCCAACCTGACGGCTCCCAACATTGGTGGTGGCGAGATTCACTCTGCTCTGCTTATTTCAAAATGA
- a CDS encoding uncharacterized protein (EggNog:ENOG41): MAFSQSAQDFRLDGSLLVATIATEEGDWVESVLDINEYIGNNDGMFEFGGSGIFDSVDVESWRLEGPLLITALYRLDGSLAEEQVINLDDYIANDNGVLVFNY; encoded by the exons ATGGCTTTCTCTCAGTCTGCACAGGATTTCCGCCTTGACGGCTCGTTGCTCGTTGCCACCATCGCCACCGAGGAGGGTGACTGGGTTGAGAGCGTACTTGACATCAACGAGTATATCGGCAACAATGACGGCATGTTTGAGTTTGGAGGCAGCGGCATCTTTGACTCTGTCGACGTAGAGTCGTGGAGACTGGAGGGACCTCTTCTCATTACTGCGCTATACAGGCTAGATGGCTCCTTGGCGGAGGAGCAGGTTATCAACTTGGACGACTACATTGCGAACGATAATGGGGTTCTCGTGTTCAA CTATTAA
- the RRI1 gene encoding COP9 signalosome catalytic subunit rri1 (MEROPS:MER0022069~BUSCO:EOG092D1H11): protein MEAAARKSWELDNNVQLADAKRDALYNYDADAQKAIAAAHPWTKDHNYFKYVRISAVALIKMTLHARSGGSLEVMGLMQGYIDGETFVVTDAFRLPVEGTETRVNAQNEANEYLVEYLDLSRKQGRQENVVGWYHSHPGYGCWLSGIDVETEAMQQKFQDPFLAVVIDPDRTISAGKVEIGAFRTYPANYKADGAGGQTSDGFQAVPLDKAAEFGAHSSRYYSLEVSHFKSTLDSHLLELLWHKYWVQTLSQSPLLTNRDYGNKQMLDLSSKIKEATSNIMRSRVASAMMPGARGADKAVEKLAQDANLIATKELSGLMAAQIKAKVFNDLGTASRTTPTGEAAS, encoded by the exons ATGGAGGCTGCAGCGCGTAAATCGTGGG AGCTGGACAACAATGTCCAGCTGGCCGATGCCAAGCGAGATGCGCTGTACAACTACGACGCCGATGCCCAAAAGGCTATAGCAGCTGCTCATCCATGGACCAAAGATCACAACTATTTCAAATACGTGAGGATCAGCGCCGTTGCCCTGATCAAGATGACACTGCACGCCCGGTCTGGAGGATCGCTTGAAGTCATGGGCCTGATGCAGGGCTACATCGATGGGGAAACCTTTGTGGTGACGGACGCTTTCCGACTACCTGTCGAAGGAACCGAGACGCGAGTAAATGCACAGAACGAAGCGAACGAATACCTGGTCGAATACTTGGACCTGAGCCGTAAGCAGGGTAGGCAAGAGAACGTCGTTGGATGGTATCACAGTCATCCGGGATACGGGTGCTGGCTCAGCGGTATTGACGTCGAGACGGAGGCAATGCAGCAGAAATTCCAGGATCCCTTCTTGGCAGTAGTCATCGACCCTGATCGCACCATCAGTGCCGGCAAGGTCGAGATTGGAGCATTCCGGACATATCCTGCAAACTACAAAGCAGACGGGGCTGGCGGGCAGACGTCCGATGGATTCCAAGCAGTCCCTCTCGACAAGGCTGCCGAATTTGGTGCCCACTCAAGTCGATACTACAGCCTCGAAGTCTCACATTTCAAGAGCACCCTGGACTCCCAcctcttggagctgctgtggcACAAATACTGGGTGCAGACACTCAGTCAGAGCCCGCTGCTGACAAACCGCGACTACGGCAACAAGCAAATGCTGGATTTGAGCTCCAAGATTAAAGAAGCTACCTCCAACATTATGCGATCCAGAGTTGCGTCTGCGATGATGCCTGGTGCAAGAGGAGCAGATAAAGCGGTAGAGAAGCTTGCTCAAGATGCAAATTTGATTGCGACCAAAGAGTTGTCTGGGTTGATGGCGGCTCAGATCAAGGCCAAAGTGTTTAACGATTTGGGCACCGCATCAAGGACAACACCGACGGGCGAAGCGGCCAGTTAA
- a CDS encoding uncharacterized protein (EggNog:ENOG41), with protein MAANVNRPVDIKQKENDINRKLQIYGIFNAFKNGKTPSNEQIDVALNSFLESRALSSPSNKLSDDGKLLVEDAREVIKLTKQLLLSKNHGNLIQDFIWQTTHYDTKGVKSPNSSLTKDAATRDKDDALEGLRTLGTLLITNGQFRKLLQDASILLRDMIGDGAMNAANKIRPSDEQLGQMDEAAPDNTWHEKPDLSKEGFKNQARTLYKGDVKKDAQDVVAAAALGDAAVTQSGTTPQARAAPQAGAAPQVGAAPQAGAVPPVAAAPQIGALPPVGTVPQDRAINTTQLSQNTSADAAKAVVNEKLDQNLDDETQEKAKARNEEYRRRAREYLKKKMPQERRDQVVFRLKKIVLECQQHPDYMQAVQTLLRLAEEYGRHGRNYGRGSADSAKDVRTGLSAAEEDLRTLIERFANGTSTEDLWQSISQIYKDADQDQELSDWFKRVDTYIRKCLLEQGYVLEDESTDEWNRLYDKGRYLLREKYRSHTDRVIDEVRFIVDQFEQDPQNKAFGVAVQKLFKDLGNDEHGKPAFKPHLVKDLTEVIIPAIFENIAYVPIPRIEYSDPQVDAVIENLVLESDNFMPNVLEVASDNYFRWGRKKFANKHKNSVDIKVTGIQMDLRDVSYYINRKKGFPSITDTGVLDLVLPGEGFSFRLKVSTPEKKDAEHVFKVEKVDVNVRGLKLKVKKSNHKLLFSLFKPLALKAIRPGLQKAIEKAIKDQCNQADQFLYQVKQEADRAVEEAKDNPEETPNIYMRYYNATQKRILQGKEKAKAFVQDKKVNIAVTKQDSIFPDIHLPGGISSKATEYKELAAKGDKWESPVFSIGDAKKSTDIPSVPRIERKAHAVSGGHTNGNVNGNVHSNLNGNFNANGLANGKGLAVAGEGSNGGPLGGHVPAAY; from the exons atGGCCGCCAACGTCAACAGGCCGGTCGACATCAAGCAGAAGGAGAATGACATCAACCGCAAGCTCCAGATCTACGGCATTTTCAATGCATTCAAAAATGGCAAAACCCCTTCT AACGAACAAATCGACGTTGCCTTGAACAGCTTTCTGGAGTCCAGGGCCCTCAGCAGCCCTTCCAACAAGCTCTCCGACGATGGAAAGCTGTTGGTGGAGGATGCGAGGGAGGTTATCAAGCTTACCAAGCAGCTTCTGCTGTCCAAGAATCACGGCAACTTGATTCAGGACTTCATTTGGCAGACTACACACTACGATACCAAGGGCGTCAAATCCCCAAATTCTTCATTGACCAAGGACGCTGCCACACGGGATAAGGATGATGCTCTTGAGGGGCTGAGAACTCTAGGCACTTTGCTCATCACAAATGGCCAGTTCCGAAAGCTGC TTCAAGATGCGTCGATTCTACTGCGTGACATGATTGGGGACGGCGCTATGAACGCTGCGAACAAGATTCGTCCCTCTGATGAACAACTTGGCCAGATGGACGAAGCTGCTCCCGACAACACATGGCATGAGAAGCCTGATCTCTCTAAAGAAGGTTTCAAAAACCAAGCGCGAACACTCTACAAAGGAGATGTGAAAAAAGATGCTCAAGATGTtgtcgccgctgccgcccttggagatgcagcagtCACCCAATCTGGTACAACTCCTCAAGCGAGAGCGGCGCCTCAAGCTGGAGCAGCACCTCAAGTGGGAGCAGCACCTCAAGCGGGAGCGGTGCCTCCGGTCGCCGCGGCGCCTCAAATAGGAGCATTGCCTCCGGTGGGAACGGTGCCCCAGGATCGTGCCATTAATACCACTCAGCTCAGCCAAAACACTTCTGCCGACGCAGCCAAGGCAGTGGTGAATGAGAAGTTGGATCAAAATCTAGACGATGAGACTCaggagaaggccaaggcgcGGAATGAGGAGTACCGTCGCAGAGCCAGAGAGtacctgaagaagaagatgcctcAAGAGCGCAGAGATCAGGTTGTCTTTCGTCTCAAAAAGATCGTGCTCGAATGCCAGCAGCACCCCGACTACATGCAGGCCGTGCAGACTCTTCTTCGGCTAGCCGAAGAATACGGTCGGCATGGGCGCAACTATGGAAGAGGTTCTGCTGATTCTGCCAAAGACGTTCGAACTGGGCTTTCTGCGGCCGAGGAAGATTTGCGCACTTTGATTGAGCGCTTCGCCAATGGCACTTCCACCGAAGATTTGTGGCAGTCAATTAGCCAGATCTACAAAGATGCTGATCAAGACCAAGAACTCAGTGATTGGTTCAAGCGAGTCGATACCTACATCCGGAAATGCCTCTTGGAACAAGGCTATGTTCTCGAGGACGAGTCTACTGACGAATGGAATCGGCTCTACGACAAGGGCCGATATTTGCTTCGTGAGAAGTACCGTAGCCACACGGACCGTGTCATTGACGAAGTCAGGTTTATTGTGGATCAGTTCGAGCAAGACCCTCAAAACAAGGCATTTGGTGTTGCCGTCCAGAAGCTTTTCAAGGATTTGGGCAATGACGAGCACGGAAAGCCTGCATTCAAGCCTCATCTCGTCAAGGATCTGACAGAAGTCATCATCCCTGCCATCTTCGAGAACATTGCATATGTTCCGATCCCACGCATCGAGTACTCTGATCCCCAGGTCGATGCCGTCATTGAGAATTTGGTGCTCGAGAGCGACAACTTTATGCCCAACGTTCTCGAGGTTGCCAGTGACAATTATTTCCGCTGGGGACGCAAGAAGTTTGCAAACAAACACAAGAATAGCGTGGATATCAAGGTCACTGGTATCCAGATGGATCTCCGAGATGTCAGCTATTATATCAACCGCAAGAAAGGATTTCCTTCCATCACTGATACCGGGGTGCTCGATCTGGTGCTCCCTGGCGAAGGCTTCTCTTTCAGGTTGAAGGTATCTACTCCGGAAAAGAAGGATGCTGAGCACGTGTTCAAGGTGGAAAAGGTAGACGTTAACGTCCGGGGCCTAAAACTCAAAGTTAAGAAGTCGAACCACAAGCTCCTATTCAGTCTCTTTAAACCACTTGCACTCAAGGCTATTCGCCCTGGGCTGCAAAAGGCAATCGAGAAGGCCATCAAGGACCAGTGCAATCAGGCCGATCAATTCCTCTACCAGGTCAAGCAAGAGGCCGACCGTGCCGtcgaagaggccaaggatAACCCCGAGGAGACCCCCAACATTTACATGCGATACTACAATGCCACTCAGAAGAGAATCCTGCAAGGCAAGGAGAAGGCAAAGGCTTTCGTTCAAGACAAGAAGGTCAATATCGCCGTGACAAAGCAGGACAGCATCTTCCCTGACATCCACTTGCCTGGCGGCATCAGCTCCAAGGCCACTGAATACAAGGAGCTCGCTGCCAAGGGCGACAAGTGGGAGAGCCCCGTCTTCTCCATTGGTGATGCCAAGAAGAGCACCGACATCCCCAGCGTGCCCCGAATCGAGAGGAAGGCTCATGCCGTCTCGGGTGGACATACAAATGGCAATGTAAATGGCAATGTCCACAGCAACTTGAATGGCAATTTCAATGCCAATGGCTTGGCCAACGGCAAAGGCCTGGCCGTGGCCGGCGAAGGCTCCAACGGCGGTCCTCTCGGCGGACATGTTCCCGCTGCTTACTAG
- a CDS encoding uncharacterized protein (EggNog:ENOG41) has protein sequence MDAKEAVSEAPPSSATEALTEAQTRALFDILTHHETYGEIEGFKAPDAVTSYGHPFARTMKVPAMQTPSVGGTPKSGPGTPTRSRTPVSAFWLGGRGKNVVVEEEEEEKARRGDGDSDDDSDVVEESTSPVLQMLLTRLVLPFPGVRDLPQGFWDVRMQGLLARFAEADLSESFDKGAMGTRKTLATGASSVMEMVARGLLGGVDRGGGGGDGSEEDKETRLMGEYDEDKAEELARAFEDAWREWAYGRLVEEMFDHVKVTEDVESHSPMMKAALDYAIIHLATFAHHIFILSPEGQYLLKLIENINSLIPYKMIKQTLRIGNAATMISGMMRLMLAKLSVTSLTNWVGLTANADDGMNLLQRIISLVLSWDASEFKKSADKVEKGKGDAAPTDEMLEAIRLYVSLPRSEHVAAREESVTKSRSIVVTILEAADPQLAKALTEAQHAQCLEYYSALLSVHDRDAITSVLCRQPPDLFTQALKDIVGAYEPIIRSVHSRVDLRFYLEAMQGFIADFIRASRPKKGGRREDEGGRWRAWRIMWCC, from the exons ATGGATGCGAAAGAAGCAGTATCAGAGGCGCCGCCTTCTTCGGCGACAGAGGCTCTCACCGAGGCTCAGACGCGGGCGCTGTTTGACATTCTCACGCACCACGAGACGTACGGCGAGATTGAGGGCTTCAAGGCGCCGGATGCGGTGACGAGCTACGGGCATCCCTTTGCGCGGACGATGAAGGTGCCCGCGATGCAGACGCCGTCGGTGGGAGGGACGCCAAAGTCGGGGCCGGGGACGCCGACGAGGTCGAGGACGCCTGTGTCGGCGTTTTGGCTTGGCGGGAGAGGGAAGAACGTTGttgttgaggaggaggaggaggagaaggcgaGGCGTGGGGATGGTGATAGTGACGATGATAGTGACGTGGTGGAGGAATCGACATCGCCGGtgctgcagatgctgctgacGAGGCTGGTGCTGCCGTTTCCCGGCGTGAGGGACCTGCCGCAGGGGTTTTGGGACGTCAGAATGCAGGGCCTGCTGGCGAGGTTTGCCGAGGCGGATTTGTCCGAGAGCTTTGATAAGGGGGCGATGGGCACGCGGAAGACGCTGGCGACGGGGGCGAGCAgcgtgatggagatggtggcGAGGGGGCTGCTGGGCGGGGTGgacagaggaggagggggaggagatGGATCTGAGGAGGACAAGGAGACGAGGCTGATGGGAGAGTATGATGAGGACAAGGCTGAGGAGCTGGCGAGGGCGTTTGAGGATGCGTGGCGGGAGTGGGCGTATGGGCggctggtggaggagatgTTTGATCATGTCAAGGTGACGGAGGATGTGGAGAGCCATTCGCCGATGATGAAGGCGGCGCTGGATTATGCCATTATACA CCTGGCCACGTTTGCCCAtcacatcttcatcctctcgcCAGAGGGCCAGTACCTCCTCAAGCTCATCGAAAACATCAACAGCCTGATCCCCTACAAGATGATCAAGCAGACGCTGCGCATTGGCAACGCCGCCACCATGATCAGCGGCATGATGCGCCTcatgctggccaagctgagcgTCACGAGCCTGACCAACTGGGTCGGGCTGACGGCCAATGCCGACGATGGGATGAATCTCCTGCAGCGGATCATTTCGCTCGTCTTGTCGTGGGACGCGTCGGAATTCAAAAAGAGCGCCGACAAGGTCGAGAAGGGGAAAGGGGATGCGGCGCCGACGGATGAGATGCTGGAGGCGATACGGCTGTACGTCTCGCTGCCGAGGAGTGAGCATGTCGCCGCGAGGGAGGAGAGCGTGACGAAGTCGAGGTCGATTGTCGTGACGATTCTCGAGGCGGCGGATCCGCAGCTCGCAAAGGCGCTGACGGAGGCGCAGCACGCGCAGTGCTTGGAGTATTACTCTGCGCTGCTGTCGGTGCATGACCGCGATGCGATTACGTCCGTCTTGTGTCGGCAGCCGCCGGATCTGTTTACGCAGGCGCTCAAGGATATTGTGGGGGCGTATGAGCCGATTATAAGGAGCGTGCACTCGCGGGTTGATTTGCGGTTCTATCTTGAGGCGATGCAGGGCTTTATTGCGGATTTTATTCGCGCGAGTAGGCCCAAGAAAGGGGGCAGGAGGGAGGACGAAGGGGGGAGGTGGCGAGCGTGGAGGATTATGTGGTGTTGCTGA
- a CDS encoding uncharacterized protein (EggNog:ENOG41): MKEQLGELFTSLDEATKDKVLQAIDSHARYLDSVTQLSQRRLQAVINATAASSAAAASRKHQMTSGPGVYLSQWQSLLDTTVITPSSKEGAPRHGEDVKFVTTMGKLGLGGRKLAGGRGDGEEELKAPDVSVVVEALGEAFRGVVRERAKEDVLNE; this comes from the coding sequence ATGAAGGAGCAGCTGGGCGAATTGTTTACTTCTCTTGACGAGGCGACCAAAGACAAGGTGTTGCAAGCTATCGACTCACACGCGCGGTATCTCGATTCAGTCACGCAGCTCTCCCAGCGGCGCTTGCAGGCCGTCATCAACGCCACTGCGgcctcatcagcagcagctgcttctcgcAAACACCAGATGACGTCCGGCCCGGGGGTCTATCTCTCGCAGTGGCAGTCCCTGCTCGACACGACGGTGATTACGCCGTCGTCGAAGGAGGGCGCCCCTCGGCATGGAGAGGATGTCAAGTTTGTTACGACGATGGGGAAGCTGGGTCTTGGGGGGAGGAAGTTGGCGGGTGGGAGGGGGGATGGTGAAGAGGAGTTGAAGGCGCCGGATGTGAGCGTTGTGGTGGAGGCGCTGGGGGAGGCGTTTAGGGGGGTTGTGAGGGAGAGGGCAAAGGAAGATGTTTTGAATgaatga
- a CDS encoding uncharacterized protein (EggNog:ENOG41) translates to MEVDGEEDSLQTRNLPEFDVSFRDTLPSFYFHHIIDPIAATLRVEVLGPNLAYTFRHDRAKEKRIPASAIFTRLNGKTTGFLALRTDAGKKRIVLAWAESGHGASPNGDLLDPEPSVLPNDVWAQRVVSMGKIFGLRMNRPYDGRMSQVMGRDMSGIFLGGHVEVKLAVHAVFVLLNKFGITKDLDKVSLRHLKRLRGARWEDGSRPAFEIYFSRKNCHFCGKFVRTLQKATGIRIKLIWRDRLVKIVYEKREMTKTNPTNRPQTQQQSQPRELINIDVDDCVTIITEMTEEVRAIDLIDLSRDHGSAPAEIINLTGDNREENTAAAGSQNNVGSTPPEQGQHGSSRSAADAYIDGLAYCVGQIEQCPASAQTAILELAEKFHQRSAAAAAARANINKPLPATPQIAPPNWGEETAALPTPPSTDDRLDNGMNGDALRALLDRNAERNSRMEEDASRPASQTVTRIEIYSAGDAGAEAAVSTSQPQGWKRASFYIDVPSRRWSNSPDPF, encoded by the coding sequence ATGGAGgttgatggagaggaggactCTCTCCAGACGAGAAATCTACCAGAGTTTGATGTCTCCTTTCGAGATACGCTGCCATCCTTTTATTTCCACCACATCATCGACCCCATCGCCGCAACCCTCCGCGTCGAAGTGCTGGGCCCCAATCTCGCGTATACTTTTCGACACGACCGCGCAAAAGAGAAGCGCATACCGGCTTCCGCCATCTTCACACGTCTGAACGGCAAGACGACAGGCTTCCTCGCCCTTCGAACCGATgccggcaagaagagaaTCGTACTGGCCTGGGCAGAGAGTGGACATGGGGCCAGCCCGAATGGCGATTTGCTCGATCCCGAGCCGAGCGTCCTCCCCAACGACGTGTGGGCACAAAGAGTGGTTTCCATGGGCAAGATTTTCGGCCTGCGGATGAACCGCCCATATGACGGCCGAATGTCCCAGGTCATGGGCCGAGACATGTCTGGCATATTTCTGGGCGGCCATGTGGAGGTGAAGCTCGCGGTGCACGCCGTCTTCGTCCTGCTCAACAAGTTTGGTATCACGAAAGACCTAGATAAAGTCTCGCTCAGACATCTCAAGAGACTGCGAGGCGCACGATGGGAAGACGGCTCGAGGCCTGCCTTTGAGATTTACTTTTCGCGCAAGAACTGCCACTTTTGCGGGAAATTCGTCAGGACGCTCCAGAAGGCTACGGGAATCAGAATCAAGCTTATATGGAGAGATCGTCTGGTGAAAATCGTGtacgaaaagagagaaatgacCAAGACGAATCCGACGAACCGGCCGCagacgcagcagcaatcgCAGCCACGGGAGCTTATTAACATTGATGTGGACGACTGCGTGACAATCATTACGGAGATGACAGAGGAGGTTCGCGCTATTGACCTGATTGACCTCTCCCGCGACCATGGCTCCGCCCCTGCCGAGATTATCAACCTCACAGGCGACAATCGCGAGGAGAataccgctgctgctggcagccAAAACAACGTCGGCTCTACCCCCCCTGAACAAGGACAACATGGATCATCGCGTTCCGCAGCAGACGCTTACATCGACGGCCTGGCATATTGTGTCGGCCAAATCGAGCAGTGCCCTGCAAGCGCCCAAACCGCCATCCTAGAACTCGCCGAGAAGTTCCaccagcgcagcgcagccgcagcagcagcccgtgCCAACATCAACAAACCTCTCCCTGCTACGCCTCAGATAGCACCACCAAATTGGGGCGAGGAAACTGCCGCTTTGCCGACCCCACCATCTACCGACGATAGATTGGACAATGGGATGAATGGCGATGCGCTGAGAGCTTTACTGGACCGCAACGCGGAGAGAAATTCTcggatggaagaagatgccTCGAGGCCGGCTAGCCAAACGGTGACTCGCATTGAGATTTACAGCGCCGGAGATGCTGGAGCAGAGGCCGCTGTATCTACCAGTCAACCTCAGGGCTGGAAGAGAGCTTCTTTCTACATTGACGTTCCTTCTCGGCGATGGTCCAACTCTCCTGACCCTTTTTAA
- the RPS19 gene encoding 40S ribosomal protein eS19: MAGGITVRDVDAQKFITAYAAFLKRQGKLPIPGWVDTVKTGPAKELPPQDIDWFYVRAASVARHVYLRKTVGVGRLRKVHGTAKNRGNRPSHHVDASGSVDRKVLQALEKIGVVEQDEDKGGRRITQSGQRDLDRIAQTTAEAEEEDEE; the protein is encoded by the exons ATGGCCGGCGGAATCACCGTTCGCGATGTCGAT GCGCAAAAGTTCATCACTGCCTATGCTGCTTTCTTGAAGCGCCAGGGCAAGCTGCCCATTCCCG GTTGGGTTGACACCGTCAAGACTGGTCCCGCCAAGGAGCTCCCTCCTCAGGACATTGACTGGTTCTACGTCCGCGCCGCCTCCGTCGCCCGCCACGTCTACCTCCGCAAGACCGTCGGTGTTGGCCGTCTCCGCAAGGTCCACGGCACTGCCAAGAACCGTGGCAACCGCCCCTCTCACCACGTTGACGCCTCCGGCTCCGTCGACCGCAAGGTCCTCCAGGCCCTCGAGAAGATTGGCGTCGTTGAGCAGGACGAGGACAAGGGTGGCCGCCGCATCACCCAGTCCGGCCAGCGTGATTTGGACCGTATTGCCCAGACCACCGCTgaggccgaggaggaggatgaggagtaA